One Rhodoluna sp. KAS3 DNA window includes the following coding sequences:
- the carB gene encoding carbamoyl-phosphate synthase large subunit, which translates to MPKRSDINSVLVIGSGPIVIGQACEFDYSGTQACRVLREEGIRVILVNSNPATIMTDPDFADATYIEPITPEVIEAIIAKEKPDAILPTLGGQTALNAAMALHELGILEKYNVELIGAKVDAIKKGEDRQIFKQLVLDAGADVAKSVICSTLDECLEAVGELGYPLMVQPSFTMGGLGSGFAHDEEELRRICGSGLQASPVGQVLLSESILGWKEYELELMRDTNDNCVVVCSIENVDPVGVHTGDSITVAPALTLTDREYQNLRDISIDIIRAVGVDTGGCNIQFAVDPSNGRVVVIEMNPRVSRSSALASKATGFPIAKIAAKLAVGYTLDEIPNDITKVTPASFEPTLDYIVVKVPRFAFEKFPAANATLTTTMKSVGEAMAIGRNYSQALQKALRSLERRGSSFHWDGPLGNVDELLEAIKTPTDGRIVLLQQALRAGATPEQVFESTKMDPWFIDQIVLINEVADSIAGAPSLDEGVIRHAKDHGFSDIQIASLRGISESEVRSMRHSLRLRPVFKTVDTCAGEFPALTPYHYSTYEEETEVVPSDRKKVVILGSGPNRIGQGVEFDYSCVHASFALSDAGYETIMINCNPETVSTDYDTSDRLYFEPLTLEDVLEVIHAEQQSGELVGVVVQLGGQTALGLAKGLEAAGIPILGTSPSAIDLAEERGLFSKILEDGDLLAPPNGTALNLAEAEVIAARIGYPVLVRPSFVLGGRGMEIIYDQAGVRDYFDRIKDQAIVGPDHPLLVDRFLDFAIEIDIDALFDGEDLYVGGVMEHIEEAGIHSGDSSCTLPPVTLSDAQIARVREATLKIAQGIGVRGLLNVQFALAADVLYVLEANPRASRTVPFVSKALGITLAKAASLVMVGKTIKELVAEGHLPEADGTYIPAGSPISVKEAVLPFKRFATKDGRFVDSLLGPEMRSTGEVMGIDVDFPKAFAKSQAGAGSALPTSGSIFISVADRDKPQVVLPVRRLEQLGYKILATSGTAAILARHGIQAQVVRKHTDDAAVADGPSIVELITAGQVDVVVNTPSGSSARKDGYEIRAATTAADKAIFTTIAQLSAAIGSFEAVIAGPFSVKSLQDHAIDRAVALAN; encoded by the coding sequence ATGCCAAAGCGTTCAGACATCAATAGCGTTCTCGTAATCGGCTCGGGCCCGATTGTCATCGGTCAGGCCTGCGAGTTTGACTACTCGGGTACTCAGGCATGCCGTGTTCTTCGCGAAGAGGGCATTCGAGTGATCTTGGTTAACTCAAACCCGGCAACCATCATGACCGACCCAGATTTTGCCGATGCAACCTACATTGAGCCAATCACCCCAGAGGTAATCGAGGCAATTATTGCCAAAGAGAAACCGGATGCGATTCTGCCAACCCTTGGTGGCCAGACCGCGCTAAATGCCGCAATGGCACTTCACGAGCTAGGCATTCTTGAGAAGTACAACGTTGAACTTATCGGTGCCAAGGTTGACGCGATCAAGAAGGGTGAAGACCGCCAGATTTTCAAGCAGCTAGTACTGGATGCTGGTGCCGACGTTGCAAAATCGGTGATTTGCTCAACCCTCGACGAATGCCTCGAGGCCGTCGGAGAACTTGGCTACCCACTGATGGTTCAGCCATCTTTCACCATGGGTGGATTGGGTTCAGGTTTTGCACACGATGAAGAAGAGCTGCGCCGCATTTGTGGCTCGGGTCTTCAGGCCAGCCCGGTAGGTCAGGTCCTTCTATCCGAGTCGATTCTTGGCTGGAAAGAGTACGAGCTTGAACTAATGCGTGACACCAACGACAACTGCGTTGTGGTTTGTTCAATCGAAAACGTTGACCCTGTAGGTGTGCACACCGGTGATTCAATTACCGTTGCACCGGCTCTAACCCTTACAGACCGTGAGTATCAGAACCTCCGCGACATTTCGATCGACATCATCCGTGCCGTTGGAGTAGATACCGGTGGTTGCAACATTCAGTTTGCTGTCGACCCATCGAACGGTCGCGTGGTTGTTATTGAAATGAACCCAAGAGTCTCTCGTTCATCGGCTTTGGCTTCTAAGGCAACCGGATTCCCAATTGCCAAAATTGCTGCCAAGTTGGCTGTGGGTTACACCCTTGACGAAATCCCAAACGACATCACCAAGGTAACTCCAGCAAGCTTCGAGCCGACTCTGGACTACATCGTGGTAAAGGTTCCTCGTTTTGCGTTTGAGAAGTTCCCTGCAGCCAATGCAACTCTGACCACGACTATGAAGTCGGTTGGAGAGGCCATGGCAATCGGCCGCAACTACAGCCAGGCACTGCAGAAGGCCCTGCGCAGCCTTGAACGCCGTGGTTCGTCATTCCACTGGGATGGTCCGCTGGGTAACGTAGACGAACTGCTCGAGGCAATCAAGACTCCGACCGATGGTCGCATCGTGTTGTTGCAGCAAGCTCTTCGCGCTGGTGCGACACCGGAACAGGTATTTGAGTCAACCAAGATGGACCCTTGGTTCATCGACCAAATTGTTCTAATCAACGAGGTTGCTGACTCAATCGCTGGCGCACCGAGCCTAGATGAGGGCGTCATTCGCCACGCCAAGGACCACGGGTTCAGTGACATTCAGATTGCGTCGTTGAGAGGCATCAGTGAATCTGAGGTTCGCAGCATGCGACACAGCCTCAGACTCCGTCCGGTCTTCAAAACTGTTGACACCTGCGCCGGTGAGTTCCCGGCACTGACCCCTTACCACTACAGCACCTACGAGGAAGAGACCGAGGTGGTTCCTTCGGACCGTAAGAAGGTCGTGATTCTAGGATCCGGTCCAAACCGAATTGGTCAGGGCGTTGAGTTCGACTACAGCTGCGTTCACGCATCATTTGCACTCTCAGACGCTGGTTACGAAACCATCATGATCAACTGCAACCCTGAGACCGTTTCAACTGACTACGACACTTCGGATCGTCTCTACTTTGAGCCACTAACTCTTGAGGACGTCCTCGAGGTTATTCATGCTGAGCAGCAGAGCGGCGAATTGGTCGGTGTTGTAGTGCAGCTCGGTGGCCAGACAGCTCTTGGACTCGCAAAGGGACTTGAGGCTGCCGGAATTCCTATTCTTGGAACCTCACCTTCAGCCATCGACCTAGCCGAAGAGCGCGGTTTGTTCTCGAAGATTCTCGAAGACGGAGACCTGCTTGCGCCACCAAATGGAACTGCTTTGAACTTGGCCGAGGCCGAAGTTATCGCAGCGCGAATTGGTTACCCGGTTCTGGTCCGCCCATCCTTCGTCCTTGGCGGTCGCGGTATGGAAATCATTTACGACCAGGCTGGCGTGAGAGATTACTTCGACAGAATTAAGGACCAGGCCATCGTTGGACCAGACCACCCGCTTTTGGTTGATCGCTTCCTAGACTTTGCCATCGAAATTGACATCGATGCTCTGTTCGACGGCGAAGACCTTTACGTCGGTGGTGTCATGGAGCACATTGAAGAGGCTGGTATCCACTCGGGCGACTCAAGTTGCACACTGCCTCCGGTAACTCTAAGTGATGCCCAGATTGCGCGAGTTCGCGAGGCTACCCTGAAAATCGCTCAGGGAATCGGCGTACGCGGCTTGCTCAATGTTCAGTTCGCTCTGGCAGCAGACGTCCTGTACGTTCTTGAGGCAAACCCACGTGCATCACGCACCGTTCCATTTGTCTCTAAGGCGCTTGGCATCACTTTGGCTAAGGCAGCATCTCTTGTAATGGTCGGCAAGACCATCAAGGAGCTTGTCGCTGAAGGTCACCTTCCAGAAGCAGACGGCACCTACATTCCAGCGGGATCACCAATCTCAGTCAAGGAAGCAGTTCTGCCATTCAAGCGTTTTGCAACCAAGGATGGTCGATTTGTGGACTCATTGCTAGGGCCAGAAATGCGCTCAACCGGTGAGGTCATGGGAATTGACGTTGACTTCCCGAAAGCATTCGCAAAGAGCCAGGCTGGAGCAGGCAGTGCTCTGCCGACCTCTGGCAGCATCTTCATCTCGGTTGCTGACCGTGACAAGCCTCAGGTGGTCCTTCCAGTCCGCCGACTGGAGCAACTTGGCTACAAGATTCTGGCTACCAGCGGCACTGCGGCCATTTTGGCTCGACACGGTATTCAGGCACAGGTTGTCAGAAAGCACACCGATGACGCAGCGGTCGCCGATGGCCCTAGCATTGTCGAGCTAATCACTGCCGGTCAGGTGGACGTAGTGGTAAACACTCCTTCAGGTTCAAGCGCCCGCAAGGACGGCTACGA